A genome region from Bombus pyrosoma isolate SC7728 linkage group LG14, ASM1482585v1, whole genome shotgun sequence includes the following:
- the LOC122574660 gene encoding facilitated trehalose transporter Tret1-2 homolog isoform X1, giving the protein MSIVNGINDSNGHVETHLETKFVPDTEEERKWEKKGVMYQIIMSLCANSSVLGPSMAFGYSGVALTPLTSSTSDVKIDKDQANWIATATALGIPFGCIVSGYTMRRGRKLSLLITSIVSIVGWLVIYLAGTYEQILVGRIISGIATGMASVPATVYSAEVSSPKWRSIMITWTSVSIAIGVLVVYIFGYIFKDDWRMVALMCALFPLVSAVLTLAIVLETPIWLRDRGRLDEALQVLKKFRGIPKDVPPPPQLNEELKPRPQRKKQNFMKHMLKRNAMVPFAILLGYFFFQQFSGLFIIVYYAVDIIQSAGVTIDPNLGAVLIGLTRLVGTLLVSCMSGKLGRRKPSIVSGSAMTIFMGVLSVYLLMKDKGYSINDGGLIPVICILMYIFGSTFGFLVIPFAMVGEVYPTKVKEALSGLTTCINYIFSAITVKTYPDMEAAMGRHGVFIFFTVLSFLGTLFVTFFLPETKGKTLREIEDMFSRKKEVVDSPEEEKMVDGRYDICFWRKA; this is encoded by the exons ATAATTATGTCGCTGTGCGCGAACTCCTCCGTTTTGGGTCCTTCCATGGCTTTTGGCTATAGCGGAGTTGCATTGACACCTTTGACGTCATCTACCAGTGACGTGAAAATCGACAAAGATCAAGCCAATTGGATTG CGACAGCAACAGCACTGGGTATTCCATTTGGTTGCATCGTTTCTGGTTACACTATGAGACGCGGAAGAAAGTTGAGCTTGTTGATAACGTCTATCGTGTCCATCGTTGGCTGGCTCGTCATTTATTTAGCTGGAACATACGAACAAATTCTTGTAGGCAGAATCATTTCCGGAATCGCGACAGGTATGGCCTCGGTACCAGCCACAGTTTATAGCGCGGAGGTTTCTTCTCCAAAATGGCGATCAATTATGATAACATGGACCAGCGTATCTATCGCCATCGGTGTTCTTGTCGTTTATATTTTCGGCTATATTTTCAAG GACGATTGGCGAATGGTGGCTCTGATGTGCGCCCTGTTTCCTCTGGTCTCGGCCGTGCTGACCTTGGCCATCGTCCTAGAAACCCCGATCTGGTTACGAGACAGAGGTCGTCTAGACGAGGCGTTACAGGTGTTGAAAAAATTCCGCGGCATCCCAAAAGACGTGCCTCCCCCGCCACAGCTTAACGAAGAATTGAAACCACGTCCTCagcgaaagaaacaaaatttcatgaaacatATGCTCAAGAGGAACGCCATGGTACCTTTTGCAATTCTGCTcggttatttctttttccagcAATTCTCCGGACTTTTCATCATCGTCTATTACGCAGTGGACATTATACAAAGCGCTGGAGTCACTATAGATCCCAATTTGGGGGCAGTTTTGATAGGATTAACAAGATTAGTAGGTACTTTACTAGTGTCGTGCATGTCAGGAAAATTAGGAAGGAGAAAACCTTCTATCGTTTCTGGATCTGCAATGACAATTTTCATGGGAGTATTATCTGTGTACTTATTAATGAAGGATAAAGGATATTCTATAAACGATGGTGGCCTGATACCTGTGATATGTATACTTATGTACATTTTTGGAAGCACTTTTGGCTTCTTGGTGATCCCATTCGCCATGGTGGGCGAAGTGTATCCAACGAAGGTTAAGGAAGCGTTATCAGGACTGACTACGTGTATCAATTACATCTTCAGCGCCATTACGGTGAAAACTTACCCGGACATGGAGGCCGCTATGGGGAGACATGgagttttcatatttttcacggTGCTGTCGTTTTTGGGAACGTTATTTGTGACGTTTTTCTTACCTGAGACTAAGGGAAAGACTCTGAGGGAGATTGAAGATATGTTCTCGAGGAAGAAGGAAGTGGTTGACTCGCCGGAAGAAGAGAAGATGGTAGATGGTAGATATGATATATGTTTCTGGAGGAAAGCATAG
- the LOC122574661 gene encoding cytochrome P450 307a1-like, translated as MIPLTATTCFLIAVTCLALILILLDHLRSKKTTKNVILDDHVLPEPPGPKPWPILGSLHILGRYDVPYKAFADLVRDYDCQVIKLRMGSVPCVVVNGLENIREVLTIKGHHFDSRPNFTRYHLLFGGNKENSLAFCNWSEVQKTRREMLRAHTFPRAFSTRYNELNGIIGDELNLLINHLDSLSNTNVHVKPLILHSCANIFITYLCSKNFHLGHDGFRYMVENFDKVFFEVNQGYAADFLPFLMPLHHRNMARMAHWSHEIRKFVIKNIISDRVNAWNGIVPEKDYLDCLINHVKSGTEPQMSWNTALFVMEDIIGGHTAIGNLLVKILGFLATRPDVQKLAQKEIDSLGIAGIFVGLENRRSLPYVEAIILETIRIIASPIVPHVANQDSSIAGYRIKKDTFIFLNNYDLNMSTDLWTAPEEFMPDRFVQNGRLLKPEHFLPFGGGRRSCMGYKLVQYLSFAVLATLLKNFTITPVKNENYTIPIGNLALPEMTFKFRFERR; from the exons ATGATCCCTTTGACAGCCACCACGTGCTTCCTAATCGCTGTCACCTGCCTGGCACTCATCCTGATCCTACTGGATCATCTAAGGTCTaagaaaacgacgaagaatGTCATCTTGGACGATCACGTCCTGCCGGAACCACCTGGACCCAAACCATGGCCGATTCTGGGCTCCCTTCACATCCTGGGACGCTACGACGTACCCTACAAAGCTTTCGCTGATCTTGTTAGGGACTACGACTGTCAGGTGATCAAGCTCAGGATGGGATCCGTGCCCTGCGTGGTCGTCAATGGTTTGGAGAACATCAGAGAAGTGCTGACCATCAAGGGACACCACTTCGATTCCAGGCCAAACTTCACCAGATACCATCTGCTCTTCGGTGGAAACAAGGAGAACt ctCTGGCATTTTGCAACTGGTCCGAGGTGCAGAAGACCCGAAGAGAGATGCTCCGCGCGCACACGTTCCCGCGCGCATTCTCCACACGCTATAACGAGCTAAACGGGATAATTGGCGATGAACTAAACCTTCTGATCAACCATCTGGACTCCCTCTCCAACACAAACGTGCACGTGAAACCATTGATCCTTCATTCCTGCGCGAATATCTTCATCACTTACCTCTGTTCGAAGAACTTCCACCTAGGACACGATGGTTTCCGGTACATGGTCGAGAATTTCGACAAGGTGTTCTTCGAAGTGAATCAGGGTTACGCAGCCGATTTTCTACCCTTCCTTATGCCTCTTCATCACAGAAACATGGCAAGAATGGCGCACTGGAGCCACGAAATCAGGAAATTCGTCATCAAGAACATCATTTCTGATAGAGTGAACGCCTGGAATGGCATCGTTCctgaaaaagattatttagaCTGTCTGATCAATCACGTCAAGAGTGGAACAGAACCCCAGATGTCCTGGAATACAGCGTTGTTCGTCATGGAAGATATAATTGGTGGACACACTGCCATTGGAAATCTCCTCGTCAAGATTTTAGGATTCCTCGCTACAAGACCAGATGTTCAAAAGCTAGCTCAAAAGGAGATTGATTCTCTTGGTATCGCTGGAATCTTCGTTGGGCTGGAGAACAGAAGATCCTTGCCTTATGTCGAAGCTATCATCTTGGAGACTATTAGGATAATCGCTAGCCCTATTGTTCCTCACGTGGCTAATCAGGACAGCTCTATTGCTG GCTACAGAATCAAGAAGGACACCTTCATTTTCCTCAACAACTACGATCTAAACATGTCCACCGATCTGTGGACCGCGCCAGAAGAATTCATGCCCGACAGATTCGTCCAGAATGGAAGGTTATTGAAGCCAGAACACTTCCTGCCATTTGGTGGAGGTCGACGATCTTGCATGGGCTACAAACTGGTGCAGTATCTGAGCTTCGCCGTTCTAGCTACGTTGCTGAAGAACTTCACGATAACACCCGTGAAGAACGAGAATTACACGATTCCCATCGGAAACCTCGCCCTGCCTGAGATGACCTTCAAATTTCGATTTGAACGACGGTAG
- the LOC122574660 gene encoding facilitated trehalose transporter Tret1-2 homolog isoform X2: protein MSLCANSSVLGPSMAFGYSGVALTPLTSSTSDVKIDKDQANWIATATALGIPFGCIVSGYTMRRGRKLSLLITSIVSIVGWLVIYLAGTYEQILVGRIISGIATGMASVPATVYSAEVSSPKWRSIMITWTSVSIAIGVLVVYIFGYIFKDDWRMVALMCALFPLVSAVLTLAIVLETPIWLRDRGRLDEALQVLKKFRGIPKDVPPPPQLNEELKPRPQRKKQNFMKHMLKRNAMVPFAILLGYFFFQQFSGLFIIVYYAVDIIQSAGVTIDPNLGAVLIGLTRLVGTLLVSCMSGKLGRRKPSIVSGSAMTIFMGVLSVYLLMKDKGYSINDGGLIPVICILMYIFGSTFGFLVIPFAMVGEVYPTKVKEALSGLTTCINYIFSAITVKTYPDMEAAMGRHGVFIFFTVLSFLGTLFVTFFLPETKGKTLREIEDMFSRKKEVVDSPEEEKMVDGRYDICFWRKA from the exons ATGTCGCTGTGCGCGAACTCCTCCGTTTTGGGTCCTTCCATGGCTTTTGGCTATAGCGGAGTTGCATTGACACCTTTGACGTCATCTACCAGTGACGTGAAAATCGACAAAGATCAAGCCAATTGGATTG CGACAGCAACAGCACTGGGTATTCCATTTGGTTGCATCGTTTCTGGTTACACTATGAGACGCGGAAGAAAGTTGAGCTTGTTGATAACGTCTATCGTGTCCATCGTTGGCTGGCTCGTCATTTATTTAGCTGGAACATACGAACAAATTCTTGTAGGCAGAATCATTTCCGGAATCGCGACAGGTATGGCCTCGGTACCAGCCACAGTTTATAGCGCGGAGGTTTCTTCTCCAAAATGGCGATCAATTATGATAACATGGACCAGCGTATCTATCGCCATCGGTGTTCTTGTCGTTTATATTTTCGGCTATATTTTCAAG GACGATTGGCGAATGGTGGCTCTGATGTGCGCCCTGTTTCCTCTGGTCTCGGCCGTGCTGACCTTGGCCATCGTCCTAGAAACCCCGATCTGGTTACGAGACAGAGGTCGTCTAGACGAGGCGTTACAGGTGTTGAAAAAATTCCGCGGCATCCCAAAAGACGTGCCTCCCCCGCCACAGCTTAACGAAGAATTGAAACCACGTCCTCagcgaaagaaacaaaatttcatgaaacatATGCTCAAGAGGAACGCCATGGTACCTTTTGCAATTCTGCTcggttatttctttttccagcAATTCTCCGGACTTTTCATCATCGTCTATTACGCAGTGGACATTATACAAAGCGCTGGAGTCACTATAGATCCCAATTTGGGGGCAGTTTTGATAGGATTAACAAGATTAGTAGGTACTTTACTAGTGTCGTGCATGTCAGGAAAATTAGGAAGGAGAAAACCTTCTATCGTTTCTGGATCTGCAATGACAATTTTCATGGGAGTATTATCTGTGTACTTATTAATGAAGGATAAAGGATATTCTATAAACGATGGTGGCCTGATACCTGTGATATGTATACTTATGTACATTTTTGGAAGCACTTTTGGCTTCTTGGTGATCCCATTCGCCATGGTGGGCGAAGTGTATCCAACGAAGGTTAAGGAAGCGTTATCAGGACTGACTACGTGTATCAATTACATCTTCAGCGCCATTACGGTGAAAACTTACCCGGACATGGAGGCCGCTATGGGGAGACATGgagttttcatatttttcacggTGCTGTCGTTTTTGGGAACGTTATTTGTGACGTTTTTCTTACCTGAGACTAAGGGAAAGACTCTGAGGGAGATTGAAGATATGTTCTCGAGGAAGAAGGAAGTGGTTGACTCGCCGGAAGAAGAGAAGATGGTAGATGGTAGATATGATATATGTTTCTGGAGGAAAGCATAG